The Euphorbia lathyris chromosome 3, ddEupLath1.1, whole genome shotgun sequence genome contains a region encoding:
- the LOC136221561 gene encoding uncharacterized protein, with amino-acid sequence MVSGKAAKPPKKKNTSSKNPKTLAKFKNKKQPPTEQKQKKEEIPASASHHLNFFLNEFQSANGVQLSSLELESIKESSFLGLSNELGQDVDSLGKQIKVAFGSKWREAMCEGQLVEGKIDAGCPAVLILSTSAIRAIELLRGLRSFTKECHAVKLFSKHMKVEEQVALLKNRVNFGSGTPSRVKKLIDIEALGLSRLQLLVLDIHTDVKGYSLLTLPQVRDEFWDLYKNYFHPRILQGHLRICLFGPLPDGKNILRGKKKKVVEE; translated from the exons ATGGTGAGCGGGAAAGCAGCAAAGCCcccgaagaagaagaacacctcTTCCAAAAACCCTAAAACCCTTGCCAAGTTTAAGAATAAAAAGCAGCCGCCTACGGAGCAGAAGCagaagaaggaggagattcCGGCATCCGCTTCACATCATCTTAATTTCTTTCTGAATGAATTTCAATCAGCCAATGGCGTTCAGCTTTCATCTCTCGAGCTCGAATCTATTAAGG AATCAAGCTTTCTAGGGTTATCCAATGAACTGGGTCAAGATGTTGATTCCTTGGGGAAACAAATCAAGGTGGCTTTTGGCTCCAAATGGAGAGAAGCGATGTGTGAAGGTCAACTTGTTGAAGGAAAAATAGATGCTGGGTGTCCAGCAGTTCTTATTCTTAGTACATCTGCCATAAGAGCTATTGAACTCCTCAG GGGTCTGCGCTCATTCACAAAAGAATGTCATGCTGTGAAGCTATTCTCAAAGCATATGAAGGTCGAAGAGCAG GTAGCCTTATTAAAAAACCGTGTGAATTTTGGTAGCGGCACACCAAGCAG GGTGAAGAAGTTGATCGACATCGAGGCGCTAGGTCTTTCACGGTTACAATTGCTTGTACTTGATATTCACACAGATGTGAAGGGCTATTCATTGTTGACACTTCCACAAGTCAG AGATGAGTTCTGGGATTTGTACAAGAACTACTTTCACCCCAGAATTTTGCAAGGTCATCTTCGTATCTGTCTCTTCGGTCCGCTACCAGATGGAAAGAACATATTAAGAGGTAAAAAGAAGAAAGTTGTTGAGGAATGA